One genomic segment of Gottschalkia acidurici 9a includes these proteins:
- a CDS encoding CotH kinase family protein — protein MKKNLTILLILCILLLTSCSYKTGAYNKDKGIIDNDDIYEDEAINSVKELYITVMPSEDQSHEYKYTFEELNENIDEKLEVRVLLQEGKDGVIRPGDFGYGLTDANGKMRLRGQSAKTAEQKSYRVKLDKEAGLWDSYRVVNLNKHAFDYTRTRNKLTFDYLQDIPAINSLRNQFVHVYIKDLSKGNFNEKFKDYGLFTNIENVDTTFLKNHKLDTKASLYKVENFEFYRYKESIKLKTDPEYDIEEFEKILEIKGNDDHQKLINMLEDVNNESIHINDVISKYFDRENYITWMALNILTDNIDIGSRNFYLYSPSNENKWYFLPWDYDKGWGGYHYSRGKWQEGASIYWGGVLHKRFLKNKENVKELSEKIEYLSKNIITEERTNELLAQYRPILNYYLSREPDSLDKSISLEKLEKELQEMPKSIEKNKETYYKSLEKPMPVFMDEPLKIGGQYVFKWTKSYDLQGDLIEYNIDISDSPEFETIIYHKDGIVDTEQIVNGLDLGKYYWRLQIKDSNGNIQDAFDIYRNEKTLKYYFSIQPFYVH, from the coding sequence ATGAAAAAAAATTTAACTATACTATTGATTTTGTGCATATTACTTCTTACTTCATGTAGCTATAAAACAGGAGCTTATAATAAGGACAAAGGGATTATAGATAATGATGACATTTATGAAGATGAAGCTATAAACAGCGTAAAAGAGCTTTATATAACTGTAATGCCTTCAGAAGATCAGTCACATGAATATAAGTATACATTTGAAGAACTAAATGAAAATATAGATGAAAAATTAGAAGTAAGGGTGCTACTTCAAGAAGGAAAAGATGGAGTTATAAGACCTGGTGACTTTGGATATGGACTAACTGATGCAAATGGAAAAATGAGATTAAGAGGACAGTCTGCAAAAACTGCTGAACAAAAGTCTTATAGAGTAAAATTAGATAAAGAAGCAGGATTATGGGATAGTTATAGAGTTGTAAATTTGAATAAACATGCTTTTGACTATACTAGGACTAGAAATAAATTAACATTTGATTACTTGCAAGATATTCCGGCAATAAATAGTTTAAGAAATCAGTTTGTACACGTTTATATTAAAGACTTAAGTAAAGGAAACTTCAACGAAAAGTTTAAAGATTATGGACTTTTCACTAATATAGAGAATGTAGATACTACTTTTTTAAAAAATCATAAACTTGATACAAAAGCTTCTTTATATAAAGTTGAGAACTTTGAATTCTACAGATATAAAGAAAGTATAAAGCTCAAAACTGATCCAGAGTATGATATTGAGGAATTCGAGAAAATATTAGAAATAAAGGGTAACGATGATCATCAGAAATTAATCAACATGCTAGAAGATGTAAATAATGAATCAATTCATATTAATGATGTTATATCTAAGTATTTTGATAGAGAGAACTATATTACATGGATGGCATTAAATATACTAACTGACAATATTGATATAGGGAGTAGAAATTTTTACTTATATAGTCCAAGCAATGAAAATAAATGGTACTTCTTACCCTGGGACTATGATAAGGGATGGGGAGGATACCACTATTCAAGGGGTAAGTGGCAAGAAGGAGCTTCTATTTATTGGGGCGGTGTACTTCACAAAAGATTTTTAAAAAATAAGGAAAATGTAAAAGAATTAAGTGAAAAGATAGAGTATTTATCTAAAAATATAATTACTGAAGAAAGAACAAATGAACTTCTGGCACAATACAGACCAATTTTAAACTATTACTTAAGTAGAGAACCAGATAGCTTAGACAAATCAATAAGTTTAGAAAAGCTGGAAAAAGAACTTCAAGAAATGCCTAAAAGTATTGAAAAGAATAAAGAAACATACTATAAAAGCTTAGAAAAGCCAATGCCTGTGTTTATGGATGAACCATTAAAAATAGGAGGTCAGTATGTTTTTAAATGGACTAAGTCTTACGATTTACAAGGTGATTTAATTGAATACAATATAGATATTAGTGATTCTCCAGAGTTTGAAACTATTATCTATCATAAGGATGGTATCGTAGATAC
- a CDS encoding endo alpha-1,4 polygalactosaminidase codes for MLKKIIFILLVILLIWQSTRILTAENKSSLEKVKKYRIYYRGIDDEIITDMEKYDLLIVEALNFEKEDVRNIKKKKNTILIGYLSTIEIGHWDEEILEKMNEEDYMTFEGKTLYNKSFKNPLADISQEHYQEILLNTLEERILSKGMDGVFLDTVDWIDYYSTNEEIYKKLNKGYEEVLKKIRKKYPDIYIIQNRGFKSVIDFSSDYIDGLLWENLNVNEFDEDYQETFKKLQEINSKNKFVIFSLSFEDERENSIFTKKLNWKHMYLEKDGRYTKW; via the coding sequence TTGCTCAAAAAAATTATCTTTATACTACTAGTTATATTACTCATATGGCAATCAACACGTATACTAACAGCTGAAAACAAAAGTAGCTTGGAAAAAGTAAAAAAATATAGAATTTACTATAGAGGTATTGATGATGAGATAATAACAGATATGGAAAAGTACGATTTGTTAATTGTGGAGGCTTTAAACTTTGAGAAAGAAGATGTTAGGAATATTAAAAAGAAAAAAAATACTATATTAATAGGATACTTATCTACAATAGAGATTGGACATTGGGATGAAGAGATTTTGGAAAAAATGAATGAAGAAGACTATATGACCTTTGAAGGAAAAACACTATACAATAAAAGTTTTAAAAATCCGTTAGCAGATATCAGTCAAGAACATTACCAAGAAATACTTTTAAATACATTAGAAGAAAGGATTTTATCTAAGGGAATGGATGGAGTTTTTTTAGATACTGTTGACTGGATAGATTACTATAGCACAAATGAAGAAATTTATAAAAAATTAAATAAAGGTTATGAGGAAGTCCTGAAAAAGATAAGAAAAAAGTATCCAGACATATATATTATACAAAATAGAGGGTTTAAAAGTGTAATTGATTTTAGTAGTGATTACATTGACGGATTATTATGGGAAAATTTAAATGTAAATGAATTTGATGAGGATTATCAAGAAACTTTTAAAAAACTACAAGAGATAAATAGTAAAAATAAGTTTGTAATTTTTTCTTTATCTTTTGAAGATGAAAGAGAAAATAGTATTTTTACTAAGAAGTTAAATTGGAAGCATATGTACCTAGAGAAGGATGGAAGATATACAAAATGGTGA
- a CDS encoding NAD-dependent epimerase/dehydratase family protein: protein MRKILVTGGAGFIGSHIVDELINIGDKVIIVDNLSTGNVKNINNKAKFYEEDIISENIYRIFEREKPDYVIHSAAQVSVNKSLIDPIYDLQNNVLGTVNVLECCKKYKVKKIVHSSTAAVYGEPIYLGIDEKHYINSTSFYGTSKYASEEYIKTYQRLYGVDYTILRYANVYGDRQSSEGEGGVISILLDKLQSKDRTTIYGDGNQTRDFIYVKDIVKANMLSINKGSSATLNIGTGVETSINELINIIKSISRTNIETIYADKRQGDILNSYFNSELSKKIIGWEPKYTLKEGLKEMLEY from the coding sequence ATGAGAAAGATACTTGTTACAGGTGGAGCTGGGTTTATTGGCTCACATATTGTTGATGAATTAATAAATATAGGGGATAAAGTTATTATAGTAGATAACTTATCAACAGGTAATGTTAAAAATATAAATAATAAGGCTAAATTTTATGAGGAAGATATAATAAGCGAGAATATATATAGAATATTTGAAAGAGAAAAGCCTGATTATGTAATTCATAGTGCCGCACAAGTAAGCGTAAATAAATCTTTAATAGACCCCATATATGACTTACAAAATAATGTTTTAGGTACTGTAAATGTTTTAGAATGTTGTAAAAAGTATAAAGTAAAAAAAATTGTTCACTCTTCTACAGCTGCGGTATATGGCGAACCAATATATCTAGGAATAGATGAGAAACATTATATAAATAGTACTTCTTTTTATGGAACATCAAAATATGCTTCAGAAGAATATATAAAGACCTATCAAAGACTATATGGAGTAGACTATACCATACTTAGATATGCAAATGTTTATGGTGATAGACAAAGCTCTGAAGGTGAAGGTGGAGTTATATCTATACTGTTAGATAAACTTCAATCTAAGGATAGAACAACAATTTATGGGGACGGGAATCAAACTAGGGACTTTATATATGTAAAAGACATTGTTAAAGCTAATATGCTTTCAATAAATAAAGGAAGTAGTGCGACACTAAACATAGGGACTGGAGTAGAAACAAGTATCAACGAACTGATTAACATAATAAAAAGTATATCACGTACTAATATTGAAACTATTTATGCAGATAAAAGACAAGGAGATATTTTAAATAGTTATTTTAATAGTGAACTGTCTAAAAAAATTATAGGATGGGAACCTAAATACACTTTAAAAGAAGGATTGAAAGAAATGTTAGAATACTAG